One window of the Microbulbifer sp. Q7 genome contains the following:
- the folA gene encoding type 3 dihydrofolate reductase yields the protein MAAPAPTLAMIVAMARNRAIGRENTLPWRISGDLQFFKRTTLGKPVVMGRKTFESIGRPLPGRQNIVITRNPDWRAEGVTVVGSLESALEVAAREAVDEVMVIGGAEIYRQAMPLADRLYVTEVDAEVDGDAFFPALDERWQEVSRDCYPASERDEYNYCLVQYDRFK from the coding sequence ATGGCCGCGCCGGCACCGACCCTGGCGATGATCGTGGCAATGGCGCGCAACCGCGCCATTGGGCGGGAAAATACCTTGCCATGGCGCATCTCCGGTGACCTGCAGTTCTTCAAGCGCACCACCCTCGGCAAGCCCGTGGTCATGGGCCGCAAGACCTTTGAGTCCATCGGCCGCCCACTGCCGGGGCGGCAGAATATCGTTATCACACGCAATCCCGACTGGCGTGCCGAGGGGGTCACCGTCGTTGGCTCGCTGGAGTCCGCGCTGGAAGTGGCTGCCCGCGAGGCGGTTGATGAGGTCATGGTGATCGGGGGCGCTGAAATTTACCGCCAGGCCATGCCGCTGGCCGATCGCCTGTATGTGACCGAAGTGGATGCTGAGGTCGACGGGGATGCCTTCTTTCCCGCGCTCGACGAGCGCTGGCAGGAGGTCAGCCGGGACTGTTACCCGGCCTCGGAGCGGGACGAATATAACTACTGCTTAGTCCAGTACGACAGGTTTAAATAA
- a CDS encoding DUF3450 domain-containing protein has translation MKTKRFMAVALTTALSAGALYGSVATADTINTVLKVGEQKTAAATASQKRIDKIAQETSDLLQQFKVVNREIDGLRVYNRQLEKQLANQLSVIKDLNESIDQVTVIERQIQPLILRMLDGLEQFIELDAPFKLAERKSNLEGVKNNMDRSDITVAEKFRQVLELYNFEAEYARKIDSYGDTLNVNGQDREVNVLQIGRIALVAQTTDSKISLAYDKDQKAWVEVDSGDYRRAIMQGLKIAKKQATTDIMTMPIPAPEAAQ, from the coding sequence ATGAAAACCAAGCGATTCATGGCTGTGGCGCTGACCACTGCGCTGTCTGCCGGCGCACTGTACGGTAGCGTAGCCACTGCGGACACTATCAACACTGTCCTCAAGGTCGGCGAGCAGAAAACTGCTGCTGCCACCGCATCTCAAAAGCGCATCGACAAGATCGCTCAGGAAACCTCTGACCTGCTGCAGCAGTTCAAGGTTGTGAACAGAGAGATTGACGGCCTGCGTGTATACAACCGTCAGCTCGAAAAGCAGCTGGCCAACCAGTTGTCGGTGATCAAGGACCTCAATGAGTCCATTGACCAGGTAACCGTTATCGAGCGTCAGATCCAGCCGCTGATCCTGCGTATGCTGGACGGTCTGGAGCAGTTCATTGAACTGGACGCCCCCTTCAAGCTGGCCGAGCGTAAGTCCAACCTCGAAGGTGTTAAAAACAATATGGACCGTTCCGATATCACTGTAGCGGAGAAATTCCGTCAGGTGCTGGAACTGTACAATTTCGAAGCGGAATACGCGCGTAAGATCGACAGCTACGGCGACACCCTGAACGTCAACGGTCAGGACCGCGAAGTAAACGTACTGCAGATCGGTCGTATCGCTCTGGTGGCCCAAACCACCGACTCCAAGATCTCCCTGGCTTACGACAAAGACCAGAAAGCTTGGGTTGAAGTGGATTCCGGCGACTACCGCCGCGCCATCATGCAGGGTCTGAAGATCGCCAAGAAACAGGCCACTACCGATATCATGACTATGCCGATTCCGGCTCCGGAGGCTGCGCAATGA
- a CDS encoding MotA/TolQ/ExbB proton channel family protein translates to MKTSIAKRVLAVAAAGLISVSAVAQDKASSLDQLLKMVQSSKISESAEHKKREADFRRQKANQASLLSQAENTRTSEEARSAALEKKYEEQELLVQQKRQQLDERLGSLKELFGHLTSTAGDLRANLDGSLVSAQYPGRAEFLDQLIDKMNSATKLPTIQEIERLWYELQRETVESGKVVKFNSTVILPDGEQAQQEVVRVGNFNVVSNGKYLEMNDSLKLAELIRQPDGHYQKMASNLQNATSGFTAFGVDPTGPTGGSYLKAMINSPSIVERWHQGDKVGYIITAVGVFAILLAVWRLIVLSGVNAKVNAQLRSSTPNTNNPLGRVLAVAEENKGVDGETLELKMEEAVLKERPAIESGLNLLKIIAMVAPLLGLLGTVTGMIVTFQAITIFGAGDPKAMAGGISSALVTTVLGLCVAIPTVLLHTVVNGRAKRILHILDEQSAGIVAENAERK, encoded by the coding sequence ATGAAAACCTCTATCGCCAAACGCGTCCTAGCTGTTGCTGCCGCTGGCCTGATCAGTGTTTCCGCTGTAGCCCAGGACAAAGCATCTTCTCTGGACCAGCTGCTGAAGATGGTTCAGAGCTCCAAAATCTCCGAGTCTGCCGAGCACAAAAAGCGCGAAGCTGACTTCCGCCGTCAGAAGGCCAACCAGGCCTCCCTGCTGAGCCAGGCAGAAAACACTCGTACCTCTGAAGAAGCCCGCTCCGCGGCGCTGGAGAAGAAGTACGAAGAACAGGAGCTGCTGGTCCAGCAGAAGCGTCAGCAGCTGGACGAGCGCCTCGGCTCTCTGAAAGAGCTGTTCGGCCACCTGACTTCTACCGCTGGTGACCTGCGCGCAAACCTGGACGGCTCCCTGGTTTCTGCCCAGTACCCGGGCCGTGCCGAGTTCCTCGATCAGCTGATCGACAAAATGAACTCCGCGACCAAGCTGCCAACTATTCAGGAAATCGAGCGTCTGTGGTACGAACTGCAGCGTGAGACCGTTGAGTCTGGCAAGGTTGTGAAGTTCAACAGCACCGTAATTCTGCCCGACGGCGAGCAGGCCCAGCAGGAAGTGGTGCGTGTTGGTAACTTCAACGTGGTTTCCAACGGTAAGTACCTGGAAATGAACGACAGCCTGAAGCTGGCCGAGCTGATCCGTCAGCCTGACGGCCACTACCAGAAAATGGCTTCCAACCTGCAGAACGCCACCAGCGGCTTCACCGCGTTCGGTGTTGACCCCACCGGTCCTACCGGCGGCTCTTACCTGAAGGCCATGATCAACAGCCCGAGCATCGTTGAGCGCTGGCACCAGGGTGACAAAGTGGGTTACATCATCACCGCGGTGGGTGTATTCGCTATCCTGCTGGCCGTATGGCGTCTGATCGTACTGTCCGGTGTTAACGCCAAGGTGAACGCCCAGCTGCGCTCCTCCACCCCGAACACCAACAACCCGCTGGGTCGTGTTCTGGCTGTGGCCGAAGAGAACAAAGGCGTTGACGGTGAGACTCTGGAACTGAAGATGGAAGAAGCGGTGCTGAAAGAGCGTCCGGCCATCGAATCCGGTCTGAACCTGCTGAAGATTATCGCCATGGTGGCTCCGCTGCTGGGTCTGCTGGGTACCGTGACCGGTATGATCGTCACCTTCCAGGCAATCACCATCTTCGGCGCGGGCGATCCCAAGGCTATGGCCGGCGGTATTTCCTCTGCACTGGTAACTACCGTTCTGGGTCTGTGTGTGGCTATCCCAACTGTGCTGCTGCACACCGTGGTTAACGGCCGTGCCAAGCGCATCCTGCACATCCTGGACGAGCAGAGTGCCGGTATCGTTGCAGAAAACGCTGAGCGTAAATAA
- a CDS encoding MotA/TolQ/ExbB proton channel family protein → MHALNDAWAAVVAFMASGGPVLLLIAGLTFFMWTLIFERFFYFKSGLKRDVQGAVDTWEARPERKSWGAHQIRYALVSRVSEKIDSNLDMIQTCVALAPLFGLLGTVWGMINVFEVLAITGGGDAKQMASGVSMATIPTMAGMVTALSGVFANTYITRTAQRETQLLEDHLTMDH, encoded by the coding sequence ATGCACGCATTAAATGACGCATGGGCCGCCGTTGTCGCCTTTATGGCGTCGGGCGGGCCAGTACTACTTCTGATCGCCGGCCTGACCTTCTTCATGTGGACGCTGATTTTCGAGCGGTTCTTCTACTTCAAGAGTGGCCTGAAGCGTGATGTTCAGGGCGCTGTGGACACCTGGGAGGCGCGCCCCGAGCGCAAGTCCTGGGGTGCCCACCAGATCCGCTACGCGCTGGTTTCCCGGGTATCCGAGAAAATTGACAGCAACTTGGACATGATTCAGACCTGTGTTGCCCTCGCGCCGTTGTTCGGCCTGCTGGGTACGGTCTGGGGCATGATCAACGTGTTCGAAGTTCTCGCGATTACCGGCGGCGGTGATGCCAAGCAAATGGCCAGTGGTGTATCCATGGCCACCATCCCGACTATGGCGGGCATGGTGACCGCACTGTCTGGGGTGTTTGCCAATACCTACATCACTCGTACCGCACAGCGTGAAACACAGTTGCTGGAAGACCATCTGACGATGGATCACTAA
- a CDS encoding biopolymer transporter ExbD — protein MSRKKTTAEEEGQAIDLTPMLDVVFIMLIFFIVTATFIKEPGVDVLKPEATTADLKAASILVAINDNNEIWIAKEKVDDRLVKNTLERLYAENPKGWLVIQPDKKASIEKVALIADAARKIGIEKVSVATEKS, from the coding sequence ATGAGCAGAAAAAAGACTACGGCAGAAGAAGAAGGCCAAGCGATTGACCTCACGCCCATGCTGGACGTGGTGTTCATCATGCTGATCTTCTTCATCGTCACCGCGACTTTTATCAAAGAGCCGGGTGTCGATGTACTGAAGCCGGAAGCGACGACCGCTGATCTCAAAGCCGCCTCTATTCTGGTAGCGATTAACGACAACAACGAAATCTGGATCGCCAAAGAGAAGGTAGATGATCGCCTGGTGAAAAACACCCTGGAACGTCTCTACGCAGAAAACCCGAAAGGGTGGTTGGTGATTCAGCCCGATAAAAAGGCGAGTATCGAGAAGGTTGCCCTGATCGCAGACGCGGCCAGGAAGATCGGAATCGAGAAAGTGTCGGTCGCTACAGAGAAGAGTTAA
- a CDS encoding energy transducer TonB yields MNPVRLAGAGALAVATTFALIFTMHALIEANMKAPDDEEQIKVADVVMPETKIETKYDTSKPDKPNEPEQPPPDMPEPEFDQPDVDNALNMSAPAANADLRVGGIGGFASEGDYLPIVKVQPQYPRRALQRGIEGWVVVEYTVTKNGSVRDPRVVEAFTKDGNPTTIFNRAAVKSALKYKYKPRVVDGEPIEVPGVKTKISFNMAQ; encoded by the coding sequence ATGAACCCGGTAAGACTAGCAGGGGCGGGTGCGCTGGCGGTAGCCACCACTTTTGCCCTGATCTTCACCATGCATGCGCTGATCGAAGCCAACATGAAAGCTCCTGACGACGAGGAGCAGATCAAGGTGGCTGACGTTGTGATGCCGGAGACGAAGATCGAAACAAAATACGATACCAGCAAACCGGATAAGCCCAACGAGCCTGAGCAGCCGCCGCCCGATATGCCGGAGCCGGAGTTTGACCAGCCGGATGTAGACAATGCCCTGAACATGTCTGCGCCTGCGGCCAACGCCGACCTGAGAGTGGGTGGCATCGGTGGCTTCGCCTCTGAAGGTGACTACCTGCCGATCGTAAAGGTTCAGCCTCAGTATCCGCGTCGTGCACTGCAGCGTGGCATCGAGGGTTGGGTTGTTGTGGAATATACGGTGACCAAGAACGGTTCTGTACGTGATCCGCGTGTGGTGGAAGCCTTCACCAAAGATGGCAACCCGACCACAATCTTCAACCGCGCTGCGGTGAAGTCTGCGCTGAAGTACAAGTACAAGCCGCGGGTTGTTGATGGCGAGCCGATTGAAGTGCCTGGTGTAAAAACCAAGATCAGCTTCAATATGGCGCAATAA
- a CDS encoding lipopolysaccharide assembly protein LapB: protein MNMTTVTKGLSKFVLRTSVALPLVLAPAVSVTVLEAAGVSAGFAQAEAQSEQKTRKVPAMRENVFKKLGKVQEAADAQNWPAALAALKEMEAGKDKYNGYETAQMYYFYGFVYYSMERYPQAITYYKKVLQQGAQNLPVALEVGTLLTVAQLYFVQEDYKQALNYLNQWFKVADNVTADSYALRAQAYHQVGNAKAAMADISKAISLYEQEGKTPKENWFQLQRYFYYEQSDYKNVAKVLEKLVKHYPKGEYYKQLAGMYGELKREDDMLHMMEAAYIAGALQKEKELLNMAYLFMGAEMPYKGAKVIDKGIKEKKIERTSKNLETLAQAYQMSQELQKSIPELEAAAGMSDKGDIYSRLAGIYLDLDKNETAIDMGAKALKKGGIKRPDQLYIILGMANANLKKYDESLKNFKKALDDKRSEKFAKQWISFVEGEQEREKQLAM from the coding sequence ATGAATATGACGACCGTGACGAAAGGCCTGTCCAAGTTCGTCCTGCGCACGTCCGTAGCGCTGCCCCTGGTACTGGCGCCAGCAGTGAGCGTTACTGTACTGGAAGCCGCTGGCGTGTCTGCTGGTTTCGCTCAGGCGGAAGCCCAGAGCGAGCAGAAGACCCGCAAAGTGCCGGCCATGCGTGAAAACGTGTTCAAAAAGCTGGGTAAAGTGCAGGAAGCTGCCGATGCCCAGAACTGGCCGGCAGCGCTGGCAGCGCTGAAGGAAATGGAAGCCGGTAAGGACAAGTACAACGGTTATGAAACCGCCCAGATGTACTACTTCTACGGCTTCGTTTACTACAGCATGGAACGCTATCCGCAGGCGATCACCTACTACAAGAAGGTGCTGCAGCAGGGTGCGCAAAACCTGCCGGTGGCACTGGAAGTGGGTACCCTGTTGACCGTGGCTCAGCTGTACTTTGTACAGGAAGACTACAAGCAGGCGCTGAACTACCTGAACCAGTGGTTCAAGGTGGCCGACAACGTTACTGCGGATTCTTACGCTCTGCGCGCTCAGGCCTACCACCAGGTGGGCAACGCGAAGGCCGCCATGGCAGATATCAGCAAAGCCATCTCCTTGTACGAGCAGGAAGGCAAAACGCCCAAGGAAAACTGGTTCCAGCTGCAGCGCTACTTCTACTACGAGCAAAGTGACTACAAAAACGTAGCCAAGGTGCTTGAGAAGCTGGTGAAGCACTACCCGAAAGGGGAGTACTACAAGCAGCTGGCGGGTATGTACGGTGAGCTGAAACGTGAAGACGATATGCTTCACATGATGGAAGCCGCCTATATCGCCGGTGCCCTGCAGAAAGAGAAAGAGCTGTTGAACATGGCCTATCTCTTTATGGGTGCGGAGATGCCGTACAAAGGTGCCAAGGTCATCGACAAGGGCATCAAAGAGAAGAAGATTGAGCGCACCTCGAAAAATCTGGAAACCCTGGCTCAGGCCTACCAGATGTCTCAGGAGCTGCAGAAGTCGATTCCGGAACTGGAAGCCGCAGCAGGCATGTCCGACAAGGGCGATATCTATTCCCGTCTGGCCGGTATTTACCTGGACCTGGACAAGAATGAGACCGCCATTGATATGGGCGCCAAGGCGCTGAAGAAGGGTGGCATCAAGCGCCCGGATCAGCTCTACATCATACTGGGCATGGCGAATGCCAACCTGAAAAAGTACGATGAATCGCTGAAAAACTTCAAGAAAGCCCTGGATGACAAACGTTCTGAAAAGTTTGCCAAGCAGTGGATTAGTTTCGTTGAAGGTGAGCAGGAGCGTGAAAAGCAGCTGGCGATGTAA
- a CDS encoding energy transducer TonB, whose amino-acid sequence MTGLLLLGMAQLIATDYQEPPEVLPPKVAPIHLPEMKRTVERVDPIRKPQQLPPPVKPQPVERTLEPAQVPISVGPPVVTQQTIDPGIVSSDPLPFYKPAPRYPRRALAQGIEGYVVVEFTITRSGSVRDPRVVGGFDSAGAPTEVFNSSALNAVERFKYRPTLVDGNPVEKHGVRNRITFKLAE is encoded by the coding sequence GTGACCGGACTGTTGCTGCTGGGAATGGCGCAACTGATCGCAACCGACTACCAGGAGCCCCCGGAGGTTTTGCCGCCCAAGGTGGCTCCCATTCATTTGCCGGAAATGAAGCGCACCGTGGAGCGGGTAGACCCCATCCGCAAACCGCAGCAGCTGCCACCACCGGTGAAGCCGCAACCTGTTGAGCGCACACTGGAGCCGGCGCAAGTGCCGATTTCTGTGGGGCCACCGGTCGTAACTCAGCAAACCATTGACCCTGGTATCGTAAGTTCTGACCCGTTACCGTTCTACAAGCCAGCGCCCCGCTATCCCCGCCGAGCATTGGCTCAGGGAATCGAGGGTTATGTGGTGGTGGAGTTTACGATCACCCGCAGCGGTAGCGTGAGAGACCCGCGGGTTGTGGGCGGCTTTGACAGTGCCGGTGCGCCTACGGAAGTCTTCAACAGCTCGGCACTCAATGCGGTTGAGCGCTTTAAATATCGGCCGACTCTGGTGGACGGGAACCCGGTAGAGAAACACGGGGTGCGCAACAGGATTACATTCAAGCTGGCGGAGTAG
- the ilvD gene encoding dihydroxy-acid dehydratase encodes MPQYRSRTTTAGRNMAGARALWRATGMTDDDFQKPIIAVANSFTQFVPGHVHLKDMGQLVAREIEKAGGVAKEFNTIAVDDGIAMGHDGMLYSLPSREIIADSVEYMVNAHCADALVCISNCDKITPGMLMAAMRLNIPVIFVSGGPMEAGKTKLAKHKLDLVDAMVIAATDDASDEQVAEYERSACPTCGSCSGMFTANSMNCLTEALGLSLPGNGTMLATHADREQLFLRAGREIVALAKRYYEQDDERALPRTIANHAAFSNAMALDIAMGGSTNTILHLLAAAQEGEVDFTLADIDRLSRKIPQLCKVAPNTQKYHIEDVHRAGGVMSILGELDAGGLLDSSLPTVHSHSLREALEQWDIRRTDDPAVHKFFRAGPAGIRTQQAFSQDCRWNNLDGDREHGCIRSVEHAYSAEGGLAVLFGNLAPDGCVVKTSGVEEELWHFEGPAHVVESQEDAVAHILEGKVQEGEAVIVRYEGPKGGPGMQEMLYPTSYLKSKGLGKSCALITDGRFSGGTSGLSIGHVSPEAAGGGNIALVQNGDLVRIDIPKRLIEVDIPEAELQRRREAMHAKGSEGWKPAKVRPRKVSRALKAYALLATSADRGAVREIN; translated from the coding sequence ATGCCCCAGTACCGCTCTCGCACTACCACCGCCGGCCGCAATATGGCCGGCGCCCGCGCCCTTTGGCGCGCCACCGGCATGACGGATGACGATTTCCAGAAACCGATCATCGCCGTGGCCAACTCCTTCACCCAGTTCGTGCCCGGGCACGTACACCTGAAGGATATGGGCCAGCTGGTGGCACGGGAAATCGAGAAGGCCGGCGGTGTCGCCAAGGAATTCAACACCATTGCCGTGGACGACGGTATCGCCATGGGCCATGACGGCATGCTCTACAGCCTGCCGAGCCGCGAGATCATCGCCGACTCCGTGGAGTACATGGTCAACGCGCACTGTGCCGATGCCCTGGTGTGCATCTCCAACTGCGACAAGATCACCCCCGGAATGCTGATGGCCGCGATGCGCCTGAACATCCCGGTTATTTTTGTCTCCGGTGGGCCCATGGAGGCAGGCAAGACCAAACTCGCTAAGCACAAGCTGGATTTGGTGGATGCCATGGTGATTGCGGCAACCGACGATGCCAGCGACGAACAAGTGGCCGAATACGAGCGCTCCGCCTGCCCAACCTGCGGTTCCTGCTCGGGGATGTTCACCGCCAATTCCATGAACTGCCTGACCGAGGCATTGGGCTTGTCCCTGCCCGGCAACGGCACCATGCTCGCCACCCACGCGGATCGTGAGCAACTGTTCCTGCGCGCGGGTCGCGAAATCGTCGCGCTGGCGAAACGCTATTACGAACAGGACGACGAGCGCGCACTGCCGCGCACCATCGCCAACCACGCCGCCTTCAGTAACGCCATGGCACTGGATATCGCCATGGGGGGCTCCACCAACACCATCCTGCACCTGTTGGCCGCTGCGCAGGAGGGGGAAGTGGACTTCACCCTGGCTGACATCGACCGCCTGTCGCGGAAGATTCCACAGCTTTGCAAAGTGGCGCCGAACACCCAGAAATACCATATCGAAGACGTACACCGCGCCGGTGGCGTCATGTCGATACTGGGCGAACTGGATGCCGGCGGCCTGCTGGATAGCAGCCTGCCGACGGTGCACAGCCATTCGCTGAGGGAAGCACTGGAGCAATGGGATATCCGCCGCACCGATGACCCGGCGGTACACAAGTTCTTCCGCGCCGGCCCCGCAGGCATTCGTACCCAGCAGGCATTCAGCCAGGATTGTCGCTGGAACAATCTGGACGGCGATCGTGAGCACGGCTGTATCCGTTCGGTGGAGCATGCCTACTCAGCCGAAGGCGGCCTCGCGGTGCTATTTGGCAACCTGGCACCGGATGGCTGCGTGGTAAAAACCTCCGGAGTCGAAGAGGAGCTGTGGCACTTTGAAGGCCCGGCACATGTGGTCGAAAGCCAGGAAGACGCCGTGGCGCACATTCTTGAGGGCAAGGTGCAGGAAGGGGAAGCGGTGATTGTGCGCTATGAGGGCCCCAAAGGCGGCCCCGGCATGCAGGAAATGCTCTATCCCACCAGTTACCTGAAGTCCAAGGGACTCGGCAAGTCCTGCGCACTGATTACCGACGGTCGCTTCTCCGGCGGCACCTCAGGCCTGTCCATCGGCCATGTGTCACCGGAAGCCGCGGGCGGTGGCAACATCGCACTGGTGCAAAACGGGGACCTGGTGCGCATTGATATTCCCAAGCGCCTGATCGAGGTGGATATTCCGGAAGCGGAACTGCAGCGTCGCCGTGAGGCCATGCATGCGAAGGGCAGCGAGGGCTGGAAGCCGGCAAAAGTGCGGCCACGCAAAGTCAGCCGGGCACTGAAAGCATATGCACTATTGGCCACCAGCGCGGATCGGGGCGCCGTACGCGAAATCAATTGA
- the argA gene encoding amino-acid N-acetyltransferase, whose amino-acid sequence MNTETTTLNWFRNAAPYINDLRGRTLVVAIPGEGFEHENFRNLVHDLTLLISLGVKLVLVHGARVQVNEALEKAGIESRFQGNTRITDRETLEVIKAAVGKLRFEIEAAFSQGLPDSPMARSALKVVSGNFVTARPVGIIDGTDMRWTGQVRRMEVQAIGRALEGNSLVLLSPFGTSLTGELFNLNYLDLAAEAAKALRAEKLILFRDLPQLAVDGQPVYDLSIHQAEDVADSVDSETLTCAIRACNAGTQRVHLLSYADNGALLQELLSREGAGTMIYRDSYEVIRRARINDVGGILGLIRPLEKQGILVRRSREKLESEIDHFTLVEVDGTPVACAALYPILDDQGDTIAAEIACVAIHPEFRGGGRGAKLLQHLERQARALDLDEIYVLTTQTEHWFIERGFTQVDVGDLPTSRKSLYNIQRNSRVLRKPLQTQ is encoded by the coding sequence GTGAATACAGAAACCACGACCCTCAACTGGTTCCGAAACGCCGCGCCTTATATCAATGATCTGCGCGGGCGAACCCTGGTGGTAGCGATTCCCGGGGAAGGCTTTGAGCACGAAAACTTTCGCAATCTGGTGCACGACCTCACATTGCTGATCAGCCTGGGCGTGAAACTGGTACTGGTCCACGGCGCCCGTGTACAGGTCAATGAGGCTCTGGAAAAAGCCGGCATAGAAAGCCGCTTTCAGGGCAACACCCGCATTACCGACCGGGAAACCCTGGAGGTTATCAAGGCGGCGGTAGGCAAATTGCGCTTTGAAATTGAAGCGGCCTTTTCCCAGGGGCTGCCAGACTCCCCCATGGCGCGCTCGGCACTGAAAGTGGTGTCCGGCAACTTCGTTACCGCACGCCCGGTGGGCATCATTGATGGGACCGACATGCGCTGGACCGGCCAGGTACGGCGTATGGAAGTGCAGGCCATCGGCCGCGCGCTGGAGGGAAATTCGCTAGTACTGTTGTCGCCGTTCGGCACCTCCCTGACCGGCGAACTGTTCAATCTCAACTACCTCGATCTCGCCGCAGAAGCCGCCAAGGCGCTGCGCGCCGAGAAACTGATTCTGTTCCGCGACCTCCCGCAACTGGCGGTCGATGGCCAGCCCGTGTATGACCTGAGTATTCATCAGGCCGAAGACGTAGCAGATAGCGTAGACAGCGAAACACTCACCTGCGCCATCCGTGCGTGCAACGCCGGCACCCAGCGCGTGCACCTGCTCAGCTACGCCGACAACGGCGCGCTACTGCAAGAGCTGCTCAGCCGCGAAGGCGCCGGCACCATGATCTACCGGGACAGCTACGAGGTGATTCGTCGCGCCCGCATTAATGACGTGGGCGGCATCCTCGGGCTGATTCGGCCGCTGGAAAAACAGGGCATTCTGGTGCGCCGCTCGCGGGAAAAACTGGAATCCGAAATCGACCATTTTACGCTGGTAGAGGTGGACGGCACGCCGGTGGCCTGCGCGGCGCTGTATCCCATTCTGGACGACCAGGGAGATACCATTGCGGCCGAGATCGCCTGCGTAGCCATTCACCCGGAGTTCCGTGGCGGCGGTCGTGGCGCCAAACTGCTGCAACACCTGGAGCGGCAGGCTCGCGCACTGGACCTCGACGAAATCTACGTACTCACCACCCAGACCGAGCACTGGTTTATCGAGCGGGGTTTTACACAAGTCGACGTCGGCGATCTGCCTACCAGCCGCAAGTCCCTGTACAACATTCAGCGAAATTCCCGCGTATTACGCAAGCCTCTGCAAACGCAATAG
- the argE gene encoding acetylornithine deacetylase yields MSTRTLPNLQSQLQQLVASPSVSATNPKLDMGNRGVIDLLAAWLETLGFSVQIMPMEDQSHKANLIATLGSGDGGLVLAGHTDTVPYDDNRWQSDPFKLSERDNRWYGLGSTDMKGFFPLAIEAAKAFAGKPLQQPLIILATADEETSMSGARALVKAGLPKARYAIIGEPTGLKPIRMHKGMMMERLRITGQAGHSSNPAYGASALEAMHTAMSEILKLRGEWQERYQNPGFAVQVPTLNLGCIHGGDNPNRICGHTELQFDLRPLPGMPMDELRGELHQRLKNVVGGDKIQLELDSLIGGVEAFEEPAQSELVQVAEQLTGHSAESVAFATEAPFLQKLGMQTIVLGPGDIDQAHQPDEYLGLERIDPMVEVLKGMIGRFCL; encoded by the coding sequence ATGAGCACCCGCACGCTGCCAAACCTACAGAGCCAGCTGCAACAACTGGTGGCCAGCCCCAGTGTCAGCGCCACCAATCCCAAGCTGGATATGGGCAACCGCGGCGTTATCGACCTGTTGGCCGCATGGCTTGAGACGCTCGGTTTTTCCGTGCAGATCATGCCCATGGAAGACCAGTCCCACAAAGCCAACCTGATCGCCACCCTCGGCAGTGGCGATGGCGGCCTGGTGCTTGCCGGGCATACCGACACGGTGCCCTACGACGACAACCGCTGGCAATCGGACCCCTTCAAACTGAGCGAGCGCGACAACCGCTGGTACGGTCTTGGCAGCACCGACATGAAGGGCTTTTTCCCGCTGGCCATTGAAGCCGCCAAAGCCTTTGCCGGCAAACCCCTGCAGCAGCCGCTGATCATTCTCGCCACCGCCGACGAGGAAACCTCCATGTCCGGCGCCCGCGCACTGGTCAAGGCGGGTTTGCCCAAGGCCCGCTACGCCATTATCGGCGAGCCCACGGGCCTGAAACCCATCCGCATGCACAAGGGCATGATGATGGAGCGCCTGCGGATCACTGGCCAGGCGGGACACTCCTCCAACCCTGCGTACGGCGCCAGCGCGCTGGAAGCGATGCACACCGCGATGTCTGAAATCCTGAAATTGCGCGGTGAGTGGCAGGAGCGTTACCAGAATCCGGGGTTTGCGGTGCAGGTACCCACTCTCAACCTCGGCTGCATCCACGGTGGCGACAATCCCAATCGCATTTGCGGGCATACGGAGTTGCAGTTCGACCTGCGTCCATTACCCGGCATGCCCATGGACGAGTTGCGTGGCGAGTTGCACCAGCGACTGAAAAACGTGGTGGGCGGTGACAAGATTCAGCTGGAGCTGGATTCCTTGATCGGCGGTGTGGAGGCGTTCGAAGAGCCGGCCCAGTCCGAGCTGGTACAGGTGGCCGAGCAGCTGACCGGGCACAGTGCCGAGAGCGTGGCCTTTGCCACCGAGGCGCCTTTCCTGCAGAAGCTGGGGATGCAGACCATTGTGCTTGGGCCCGGTGATATCGATCAGGCACACCAGCCCGACGAGTATCTCGGATTGGAGCGGATTGATCCGATGGTGGAAGTGTTAAAGGGCATGATTGGGCGATTTTGCCTGTAG